In the Devosia sp. SL43 genome, one interval contains:
- a CDS encoding DUF3422 domain-containing protein, producing the protein MFQPSSGIDAPTLNLEPYEHRAAVLSEVHARPFRPIEAPARLVHFAFLSSDGDVGADALSALSVDRGGPAIAPSARHHRVNVDGTDLRWERHNEFTSYCWYRRAPGCAELEMAAAELASAMAWLPQPGPHLVSIDLRVVDAAAAPDIDAMFAKESLCMMKAEQGAATVATDFKPDAGGFVRILVVCDNVPAMRIGALVQRLLELETYRLLALLCIPEGQAVEPTVRSIERDLVQVTQEMTQTDALEGNEVLLDRLVRMAARLEASAAHSLFRFGASRAYQNIVLGRIAAIGFEPIADRETIPAFLSRRMAPALQTCFSIEERQINLSRKLARATQLLRAKVDVAIERQNRDILRGLDLRSQMQLRLQRTVEGLSIAAVSYYVVGLLAYLFKALLPDHGIAEIAVALTCPLVVAGVALTIYRRTRLSEGHGPATK; encoded by the coding sequence ATGTTTCAGCCATCATCCGGCATCGATGCACCAACCTTGAATCTCGAGCCGTACGAGCACCGGGCCGCCGTGCTGTCGGAGGTGCATGCGCGGCCATTCCGACCCATCGAGGCGCCAGCCAGATTGGTTCATTTCGCCTTTCTCTCATCCGACGGCGATGTTGGCGCCGATGCGCTGTCGGCTCTATCCGTCGACCGGGGTGGACCCGCCATCGCACCGTCCGCGCGGCATCACAGGGTCAACGTCGATGGCACTGATCTGCGCTGGGAGCGCCACAACGAGTTCACCAGCTATTGCTGGTACCGGCGTGCGCCAGGGTGCGCCGAACTCGAGATGGCCGCAGCCGAGCTTGCATCGGCGATGGCATGGCTGCCCCAGCCCGGACCGCATTTGGTTTCGATCGACCTGCGAGTGGTGGACGCGGCCGCGGCACCCGATATCGATGCCATGTTCGCCAAGGAGTCGCTGTGCATGATGAAGGCCGAGCAGGGCGCGGCCACCGTAGCCACCGACTTCAAGCCCGACGCCGGAGGCTTCGTTCGCATCCTCGTCGTTTGCGACAACGTACCGGCCATGCGCATCGGTGCCCTGGTCCAGCGCCTGCTGGAGCTGGAGACCTATAGGCTTCTCGCACTTCTGTGCATTCCGGAGGGACAGGCGGTGGAGCCGACAGTTCGGTCGATCGAGCGCGATCTGGTGCAGGTGACTCAGGAAATGACCCAGACGGACGCCCTCGAAGGCAATGAGGTTCTTCTCGACCGCTTGGTCCGCATGGCCGCTCGGCTCGAAGCATCGGCAGCCCATTCCTTGTTTCGCTTCGGGGCCAGCCGGGCGTACCAGAACATCGTTCTCGGGCGCATCGCAGCCATCGGCTTCGAGCCGATCGCCGACCGGGAAACGATTCCGGCCTTTCTCAGCCGCCGCATGGCGCCGGCCCTGCAGACCTGCTTCTCGATCGAGGAGCGTCAGATCAACCTGTCGCGAAAGCTCGCTCGCGCCACCCAGTTGCTGCGCGCGAAGGTCGACGTTGCCATCGAGCGTCAGAACCGGGATATCTTGCGAGGCTTGGATCTGCGGTCGCAAATGCAGCTTCGGCTCCAGCGCACCGTGGAGGGCCTGTCGATCGCCGCCGTCAGCTATTACGTCGTCGGATTGCTGGCCTATCTTTTCAAGGCCCTGCTGCCCGATCATGGCATCGCGGAGATCGCGGTTGCGCTGACCTGTCCCCTGGTCGTGGCCGGAGTCGCCCTGACGATCTACCGGCGCACGAGGCTTTCGGAAGGGCACGGTCCGGCGACCAAGTGA
- a CDS encoding Glu/Leu/Phe/Val family dehydrogenase: MTTSIYSGPVFEMARQQFENVADILDIDQFERPRIFMPKRALAVSCPIHRDDGSLTVFQGYRVQHHLTLGPTKGGTRFAPTLDVGEVAALAIWMSWKCALAGLPYGGAKGGVAVDPRALSPRELEALSRRYMQEMIPFVGPHVDVMAPDMGTNETVMAWFMDTYSMYQGRTVAEVVTGKPVATGGTAGRREATGRGVFYLIGLVAERIELPLDGARAIVQGYGNVGAVAAQALAAAGVRIVGVSDHSVAYYDPKGLDIAALDLHVQRTGALIGAADQARFDGRDLLVQPCDILVPAATERVIDAENAGLLQCRILAEGANGPTTPEADAILKLRPEIHVIPDILCNSGGVVVSYFEWVQGLQQFFWDEAEVNAKLNRTLARSFEAVCRRAESRRLSNREAALSIGVERVMQAKRSRGLFP; this comes from the coding sequence ATGACGACCTCAATCTACAGTGGACCGGTTTTCGAGATGGCCCGCCAGCAATTCGAGAATGTCGCGGACATCCTCGACATCGATCAGTTCGAGCGCCCTCGGATCTTCATGCCCAAGCGCGCGCTGGCCGTCTCCTGTCCCATTCACCGGGATGACGGGTCGTTGACGGTCTTCCAGGGCTATCGTGTGCAGCATCATCTGACACTGGGTCCGACCAAGGGCGGCACGCGGTTCGCCCCGACTCTCGACGTCGGAGAGGTTGCAGCGCTGGCCATCTGGATGAGTTGGAAGTGCGCGCTGGCCGGCCTGCCCTATGGCGGCGCCAAGGGCGGTGTCGCAGTCGACCCACGCGCGCTGTCGCCCCGCGAGCTAGAAGCGCTGTCGCGTCGGTACATGCAGGAGATGATACCCTTCGTCGGCCCACATGTGGACGTGATGGCACCTGACATGGGAACCAATGAAACCGTGATGGCCTGGTTCATGGACACCTATTCAATGTACCAGGGACGCACAGTCGCCGAAGTGGTGACTGGCAAACCGGTGGCGACCGGCGGCACTGCCGGGCGGCGCGAGGCCACCGGGCGCGGCGTCTTCTACCTCATCGGACTGGTCGCCGAACGGATCGAGCTGCCGCTCGATGGCGCCAGGGCCATCGTCCAGGGATACGGCAATGTCGGCGCAGTTGCCGCCCAGGCGCTCGCGGCCGCGGGCGTCCGGATCGTGGGGGTCAGCGATCACAGCGTGGCTTATTACGATCCCAAGGGGCTCGACATCGCGGCGCTCGACCTTCATGTGCAACGCACCGGTGCTCTGATCGGCGCGGCAGATCAGGCCCGGTTCGACGGGCGGGACCTGCTCGTGCAGCCCTGCGACATCCTAGTTCCCGCCGCGACCGAGCGCGTGATCGACGCCGAAAATGCGGGGCTGCTGCAATGCCGCATCCTGGCTGAGGGCGCGAACGGCCCGACCACTCCGGAGGCCGACGCCATCCTCAAGCTACGCCCGGAGATCCATGTCATTCCAGACATACTCTGCAACTCCGGCGGTGTGGTCGTGAGCTATTTCGAGTGGGTCCAAGGCCTCCAGCAGTTCTTCTGGGACGAGGCCGAGGTCAACGCAAAGCTGAACCGGACCCTTGCCCGTTCGTTCGAGGCCGTTTGTCGGCGCGCCGAGTCGCGGCGCCTGAGCAATCGTGAGGCTGCGCTCTCGATCGGTGTGGAGAGGGTCATGCAGGCCAAGCGCAGCCGCGGCCTGTTCCCGTAG